ACTATTTCAGGTAagaaatgataaaaaaagaatagaGAAGTGTAAAAGAGTTTGCTAGTCATGTGCATGGAGTTTGGCTGTTGATGTTTTACACATTGAAGGGTTCTTTTTGAACAAAAGAGCTCTGGTTATTGCAGTGATGGGCTGTCAGGGCGGTGGCGATGTGCTCCTCTTAGCTACTTCTGCTCTCGTTGTTtctgaaaataaaaagacaCATATTGGTTTACACAATTTAATAGCAAAACTTCTGAAGGATTGATACAAAATTTACTGTTTTACATCATTTTatgacacttttatccaaaccaTTCAAGTTAAGTACATGTATGTAATCCCTCGGAATCAGATCCATGACTTTGGCGTTGCGAGTGCCATGCACTACTAGTTAAAATAAAGGCATTAAATGCATCAAATAGAAAAGTTAAAGTAttgaaaatttacatttatgcatttggcagatgcttttatccaaagcgacttatgGTGCATTAAAAGGTATACTTTTTTATCAGTCTGtgtgggattgaacccatgaccttttgcgctatTCACGCTCTACCACAAGAGCACAAATGAATAAAGGACAATTTAATGAATTTGTTGTCTTGATTTGTTTTGTAAAATGCACTGAAAACACTAAACCACATTAtgttatatgggtgattctcacgaaaccattgaaacaccacggcactaatgattttagctttaaaatgtgtaatatagtaacattaaaaagaatcagaattaacacaatactgtgttctaccttgcacaatgtgtgatttcaacataagaatatataattgtaaattttatctcattttctgctgaaattctcattaccgcaatgtgtccggctgtgtttgaacatgcgttatgttgtaatttaatcaaattaacacaaaaatattaagaaaaaaaataaatgggtgttttgctagactactttagatgacagaaaaaatatttactgaatattcatgtataataataatgaagaaaaattaggaaaatgatgtgtccatgcctcatgttctcatcctccgcaacactttttgagaacagtttaagcacacatacagaatttttataaagtttgattttgagtgaccaagcacatggaccagttacttcaagatggctaccaggtaagatcatttttttacagttaacttgaaatattgtcttgtcagaatgcttacacgacattttgattatcattaccgcaacagatgcttattaaatgttaatttaattaatagaagcataatactttgattttaaatgcatgtgcagaatctccaaattatgttctttcaggcttgtcatgtcattttgaaaatatgtcagtgttgatgttttctgactgttgcggtaatgagatttttaggactaattttttaaattatgttacaaaaagtgttaaacgataagtaaaagtttttaaattaatgttcccatttactccagactttgtttttcaatgtctggtgggaaaaaaagtaaatttaagcaatttttacattttcatgcttcacatttttaaaatcaagttttttgtgagaatcacccatatagcttcattttttaaatgtaaaaacacatttcaagcATTTCAATACTTAAGCAATACAACTAAGAAGGATGCTCACATGACATCAACTGAGTACCATTATTATTGCTTAGCAACAAGCAATTAAGGCGGTATGGCTAGGATACTGCTTAACAAAATTGTGCTCCACTTGCAAACACAGATTTTAGAAAGAAGTGATTGCAGAAGTGATTGTGATAACACTGGCTTTATGGGAATAATACTTAAAGATGTGTTTTGGTGCGTTCTAATAAATGATACGTTTACATGTTAATACAAGACAGATTCAGATTTAGTTTTTTACTACGACCTTAATTTTCCAGAAACTTTCAACTCTCAGCAAGATAATGCATActttaaaggtttaaaaatcGAATTCATGAGGTTTCTGATAAAATATTATCCCCACAATATTGTTGAATTCTTCATGACACAAACCCCAAGGGTGTTTATTTTACTGCAAAGCTATGACGTAATTTTTGACATTACTGTTGCACATCACTCTGCAATGTTATTTTCTAGACAATTTAAAACTAGTAAAATCAGGCCAGACTGTTTCCGAGCAAGATATTAGTAACTCATAGTTTTATAGTGTATATAAACAATGGATAAAACCTTAAAATGTCAACATGTAAGATGGTATAAGGGCACTAACTAATGACAGCCTGGTAATGCAGTGTGGTCGCTACGTAAAGCAAGATTTGATTCAATTGATTTGTATAACAGTTTTTACAATACACATCAGGCTATAGTTCCATTGCTGTTTTAACCCAGTTACAAATgtgtaaatgaagagtttggttccaaaaaatgagttaccgccaaaatcagtattgtatcaggtcactattaaaaagtaaattcttaattttaagcaaaatccaatatccgccgtgttactCTGTCATCTTTTATCCCTTTtctcccaaaacgcaataaacgccagtcctccttttctggagaatgcaataaatccgctcagcaaatcacagcgcatcattccacacattgtaaacaataatggtggcgcgttgaatacacactgaATCCTAGTTtccctcatctactttgtacttcgtgatcaacaaacaaacataaacaaaataatacttttgttgGTCTGTGACGGGAAAAAACgaaagccatcaaaatcgaataatttacgcgagaggcactcgggagacggaaaaatgGCAGCTGTTGCTTGTTTTCCCACctgcatcaagcttctgtcatgctaacacattgaccccagaggatcttatgagaaacttcataaaaaaaataaacattattttactcaaagtcaacgaaaatcgagcagcaccaaaacattttacagctgatcgctgtcaaaaaagtataacagcagcaatgactaATATgaaaaagtaagtgttttgattaatgccattaatgtttattttttaatcagtgtataccactagtcaactaaatgaatataacatggcaaagatgaatgcacatattgatttaatagatttatagcatttggaaaaaaaactttatttatggatttattgcattttgtggaaaaacaatttcataataaatctttgaaaatcaaatcatgaatttgactttttaaagttattataacctaaatatgctatgtgaaagtttgtaacaaaaaatagtggttttcatcttgtcactttctcgGTATAgcaaacacgtttttaccgaaattagtcaaaatggatttattgcgttcataaactcttcaaatatagctTTGTATACTACACTGGCTCCTTTGACAAAATGATAAATGCtttctcatttgtaagtcgctttagatTAAAGCTGGGTTTTTAAACTGTAGGTCGGGACCCACTTGTTGTAGGTCACACAGTAAAGGTGAGTCACACAAAGCCGCTTTCCTGTTGTGGTGAATGACACAGTTTAGTCCAATTAATGACTAGCAATGACAATGATTTTGATATAATATACCATCgattattttgatttttttattaaacttaatttcattaataaaactacaagcaaaataaaaactaGGGGAGAACCGGGGTAAAAGTAACGCGGGGCGAAAGTAAAAAAGTGGTTTTCTCAGAGCCCTGATTACATTTCCAATCCAAACTATGCATCTTTAGCAaacaacccttgacagagctgacaaaaaTTGCGTTATTTCCTCACTGTTTCACGCgtgtaggtccagaaagctttttttaacaattataaGTACATTTCTAAAGCGGACGTTAcaatactgatcaatctacaggttatttagtgctctaacacatcctgaagtttgatttctcatagtttttcaaaataaaagtaaattgggtttaaatgtcaggagttcctgtcAGGACAAAAGTAGCCTCAGCCTCAGACATCAcgcccacagactgttggctaaacgtctgatgtttaTCGTACACGTTTCTGGAAGCCCTGTGGGAAAGTCGAAGTcatctttgattggttgaaataaactgGATTTCCAGGAGTCGCGAGTGTCACGATTAGTTttggtccctggaaaacaaagctctgatgttccattgaggaagagaatcagtcgtgttcacgtggataataatgaccagttatcatgatcagctaaacattggattctcaaaaatatgcaaaatacaCTTGTTACTTCTCCCCTACTCAATTATAAAAGAggtaaaatgcatatttttctcatatttcaattaaaaatatgttggtGGGTCCCGGGATCAGAGttgtatagtacttaagtatttttactttctacataaaagtaaattttcaattattcgtattttatttgtgtttttctttggaaaacaaacattccaaaacatattatcataatttttactccactacatttcataattacaagtttttggtttatatttaatatttaagtacattaaacatctagtaattttttgtacttctactcaagtaaaaaatgttttcatacttttactcaagaaagtaaaagtacacaattttaatatgcaatatataatgaatacacagtatgattttatgctttagaatgtagtgaacatttttttcaaagaaaaataaattttttcccaagtcaaacactctgataaagcacagatgcttggaaaatgtaactaaaatacttttTATTATACACTGTACTATACTTAAGTATTATACACCTCTGCCCGGGATAGATTAAACATATTTGAGTGGGTcgcaaaataaagtttttggtTTGGGGAGCAGCTGGAGCACTGGATTAAAGCATTTGCTATGTTTAATATGCCCTAAAAtggttaataaaacatttgattaacaaaaataattattaGTTTAAAATAGTGTGATTTATTGTTATATAaactcatcctacataatgtaaagagcattttgtaaaaatataactttgatatctttaatagtgactgagtaaagtcatgtcaaagaataaaaattcaaatgatgaaaataaaacGTTGATGCTCCTTATCTTATAATtacattatgagactttagcctggattttacaggtggtacattttgaattccaaaatatttaataatcgAAGTATGTGACGCAAGGGATAAGAAATATTTTACACTAATGTAACATTCATTTGTaattaaaaaacagtttttgagtCTATTTTTGTGTCATAAGTAAAAAACTGCCCATTTTGCTAACCTCTTCCCTAGGCTTGTCATCCTTCATTTTCTTCCTGGTCATGTGACCTCGAAACCCAGCTTGAATTTTAGCAGCAGCCTTGTTTGCGGCCGGGTCATCAAGGGGGATGTCCATGATGTCCTCATCTTGTGGCTGAGTGCATCCTTCCTGCGGTCCACAAGAAAATAAAATCATCAGCCATTTCAGTTGTGAGGGCAGATACACAAAAATCCTCCAAAAATCACAACCTAATATTTTGTTTGTGCAAGCACCATATTACGACATCAAGGTACGTGTAAGTGATCAGTGCCCTCAAGCACCCAGCAGCTTTTGGTCATGTTTTAAGGTTTTGTGCCTTATACATCAGATTAgacacattttattttctgcatttgtAAATCTAAAAGtagtttcataaacatttatggttttaaagatattttgaagcaTCTAATTCACAGTCAAAAGATGATGTTTCATCGCTTCTTCTGGCAGCAGTTTTTCAACGAGTGTACAGCACCGAATCAACCACTTTTGTATCTTTTCTTCATATAAAtcagtcttttttttttaaaagttgtgactgtttgtATGCTGTGTTTTATATCATATAGTAAATATATGGATACATGATTTGCCCTAAATGCCAGAATAGTGTAATCTgtaatataaatacaattaatcctggGGGTTTCAATTGAAAATCATCATGTCATCACTTCAAAATTATACCCCAAAATATCATTTCATACCCTAATAAATTAAGTTTCACCTGCTGCCGATAGAGGTGCTAATTTAGTAAACACATCTGTTGATCTTATAGAGGAATGgacaaacaaccaaaacaatTGTACGGGTTGGAGGATAAGTTCACAATTCTTCATGGAAAGAGAACAAACTGAGCagattttacaaattttaaagaCTTACAAATTAATCCCAGCCACAATCTACACTAAACTGATGATGGACATTTACACCTTATCTAGCAATCCAAGTAAAAATTGGGAACTGCACGCTATGCTCTGGGCTGCATTTCCCGATAATGTATTTTCTTATCACCCAACAAAGACCTTAACTACAGCTATACCATTTCGAGGTGTGTTTCCCGATCTATACCTTAGCCGGATGCTTAAACttacaatgaaattgaaataaaaaaaattgttttggaatattgtggcaTTTCTTACAAATGACTTAAATTGACTTgtcctcataatctttaatcaaaaatgcaaccCCCCCTCGAAACAATCTCTTTTTATTTCCGGTCACGGGGTAATGGAGGTGGCCGGTGCCTGAGAAAAGATTGCAGTgtttagcaaatagcaacatgacccaacttccaacAATCTTACAATTCTACGAATTCAATCAATCCCtacctttattttatttcaattgGATGTATATCACgacggggaaaataagacaatctctacttccgtttcattgtgactttaagatATACTTTCTTACGTATGGTAAACTTTTTTTTCTATACTGTCTTACTTCTTGGGGACTATTTAAACAGTAATCAAGTGTTTCtgagaatatggcatgcagttgcctaAAAGAAAGGTATAAAACATTTGAAAACTTTGCAAGTAAAATCtaattaaaattaaaggaaaacaccacagtttttcaatattttactatgttcttccctcaactttaacgaatgaatacatacctctcttttctcaatgcgtgcactcaatcattgtacagcgcgtcgtgaatattagcatttagcctagtaccattcattcattagaattagggatgggcacgagtaATCGATTGCTCGAGTACTCGAACGTGGCACCGATGATCAATCACGAAAACAatgatcatgtgggtttatttatttatttattgtggatatggcggcatttggatgtctggttagcgGTACAAGCGCATGttgtagtaaagactgggtctGGAGATGCGTGTTTGACGTCGTGTCGAGCTGCGCAgaccggcgtatgacatcagtaacATTACCAtgcatgattaaaaaacaaacagataactCTGCACACCGACGCAGCAACCCGCCGATCCGCGCAATGCACGGCAGCCCGCCAATCCCGTGAAGCCGGCCACACCTCACATCACTGAGgcactatggtttaaaatgATGCTGTGATTTTCGGaaatacagtcagtcaggtgcaaaatctcatatttaaacatcaaatgtcaagagatacaAGAGAGCCATCCGAGCATTAACATTACATCTTGACTGAAAAAAGGTAAGGGGACAACACGACACAGctaatcgctaaaatgatagcaaaagacttAAAGCTGCTTAATGAGAATTAAGAAGGTTTCGGAAAACGCAGCCCTGTTCATTGTTAAATTTAAAGGTAGTATACCTACTGAACCTATAGAACctttaggggccagtcacaccaaaagtgtttatggcagttgcaggtgccttttttgaatgatattctataggcagtgcgtcgcgccttgagtttgcaagcgtttaaagcgcttttggtgtgactggcccctaaggcGGGTTTTAAAACTGTGGGTCGGGACCCATTTGTGCGTCGCACCTTGGGATAAGATGGGTTGCTTGGCTGTTGTGACCCATGACACAAAAACTGGTTAGTTATGGGCGGCAGTGGtcgagtggttcatgtaggttgtctacaaatcggaaggttggtggttcaatccccggctccacctgaccaagtgtcgaggtgtccttgagcaagacacctaaccccagctgctcccgacgtgctggatggcgccttgcatggctgacaccgccgtcggtgtatgaatgtgtgcgtgaatgggtgaatgtgaggcaatatgtaaagcgctttggatggccattggtctctgacagcgctatataaattcagtccatttaccatttaccatttaccatttaatGACTAGCAATTACAAACATTTTGATATGATATACCAAATGGTATTTTGGTATTGCATTTATATTTCATTCATCATTCAAGAGAACAAAGGTGTGTTTTCTCCATATTTCCATTAAAAAATATTGTGGTGGGTCCTGATTAAACCTGTTCAAGTGTGTCACGAATTAAATGTTTGGGATCCCCTGCTCTAAGAAACTTTCAAGatgaaaaaaatgttaatgGCTTCTCCATTATCACCATAGGGACCTTCAAACAAAGGTTCTTCTAAACTGTTTCATTTTAGAATATAATATTTGTATAACTTATATAGTTTAGCACAGATAACCAGCAATATTattaaacaaaagaaaaaaaacttatatAATTTTATTGTCTGATACAAAatttatatttccaaaatctGTTCTctctgaataaaaaaacattcaactGAATGTGATCTTTTATTCTCATTATCTTGTGATATACAAGCTGGCACTGATCCCCGGCGAGACTCAAGTTTCCAACAGCTCGACAAATTTCTCTTGCCAGCTGGGAGTGCGTTATAGTCAAGGGACTGAAGCTAAAAGCATTCAAAGCTTCACCACCGAACAATTCGAGGATCCAGCTGCGTGGGCTGGAAACCTGACAGTCCTCTGAGGTTTCAGCAGTATTTTGCGGGGATAAACAATGATCTATTACACAACAAACAAGGACTCTGGGGCTCCCTGTGATTATAACCCATAAAGCTCTTTATGTGTCAGAAGCACACAATCTTAGGCATCCTACATGGTTTTTTTTACTTCTAATGTAAAGTTGTTTTAAGGATGTTTATCCTGGAAATCGATATATAATACTGATGATATTCTGCAGCATAACTCCTGTTCAACCAGATGTCTAAAAGTGTTACTAGCAACAGACGAGCATGACGGGTACTGTCAATCAATATGATCACTTGAGGAATCAGCATGTA
The sequence above is drawn from the Misgurnus anguillicaudatus chromosome 22, ASM2758022v2, whole genome shotgun sequence genome and encodes:
- the nrgna gene encoding neurogranin (protein kinase C substrate, RC3) a isoform X1, which gives rise to MILFSCGPQEGCTQPQDEDIMDIPLDDPAANKAAAKIQAGFRGHMTRKKMKDDKPREEKQREQK
- the nrgna gene encoding neurogranin (protein kinase C substrate, RC3) a isoform X2; protein product: MDCRNEGCTQPQDEDIMDIPLDDPAANKAAAKIQAGFRGHMTRKKMKDDKPREEKQREQK